One window from the genome of Yarrowia lipolytica chromosome 1B, complete sequence encodes:
- a CDS encoding uncharacterized protein (Compare to YALI0B20240g, highly similar to uniprot|Q05933 Saccharomyces cerevisiae YLR370C ARP2/3 complex 21 kDa subunit, similar to Saccharomyces cerevisiae ARC18 (YLR370C); ancestral locus Anc_4.218): MPALNSTFLGEDQDTRVVGNFAILPIKTSFRGPSYPSNADYDIIDEVLDLFRANSFFKNFEIKGPADRALIYGILFVSECLGKLKPTTSANEANKLLNTAAVEHFSIPGDAGFPLNSLYAPPRDRNEVELLRGYLMQFRQELAKRLIEKIYKDDPSKPNKYWLAFTRRHFMNKSL; the protein is encoded by the coding sequence ATGCCAGCTCTGAACAGTACATTTCTCGGCGAGGACCAGGACACCCGGGTAGTGGGCAATTTCGCTATCCTCCCCATCAAAACGTCATTCCGAGGCCCCAGTTACCCCAGCAACGCCGACTACGACATCATCGACGAGGTGCTGGATCTGTTCCGAGCAAACTCATTCTTTAAGAACTTTGAGATCAAGGGCCCTGCCGACCGGGCTCTCATTTACGGCATTCTCTTTGTGTCCGAGTGTCTGGGAAAGCTCAAGCCTACCACTTCTGCCAACGAGGCCAACAAGTTGCTGAacactgctgctgtggaaCACTTTTCCATTCCCGGAGACGCCGGCTTCCCACTGAACTCTCTCTACGCCCCTCCCCGAGACCGAAATGAGGTCGAACTGCTGCGAGGCTACCTGATGCAATTCAGACAGGAGCTGGCAAAGCGTCTGATTGAGAAGATCTACAAGGACGACCCTTCCAAGCCCAACAAGTACTGGTTGGCTTTCACCAGAAGGCATTTTATGAACAAGAGTTTGTAA